In Mycobacterium gallinarum, a single window of DNA contains:
- a CDS encoding NAD(P)/FAD-dependent oxidoreductase, whose translation MTQTINGRISNWYPQLPAVRAALPGNRDADVCIVGAGYTGLWTAYYLKRADPSLRIVVLEARFAGFGASGRNGGWLSGLVPGDRHRMAKLYGRDRVLAWQQALNESVDEVIDVAGREGIEAGIVKGGTLHVARNRAQASRLAAEVSEELSWKVDGIAELTKDELAQRIQIDGVVSAYHNPHCARVQPAQLVRGLADTVERLGVDLYERSPVNELRAGRVGTVLGKVRAPVVLRATEGFTASLPGLKRRWLPMNSSMIATEPLPQDIWETIGWEGRETLGDTAHGFFYAQRTVDDRIAIGGRSVPYRFGSRTDIDGSVPERTIDHLTSVLHSALPQTRGVPVAHAWCGVLAVPRDWEASVTFDKATGLGAAGGYVGHGVTATNLAGRTLADLVLGRQTALTDLPWVGHRSRDWEPEPLRWLGVRGMYTAYKAADWHESHGRKTTSPIAVVADKIAGRPH comes from the coding sequence GTGACCCAAACGATCAACGGCCGGATCTCCAATTGGTACCCGCAACTTCCGGCCGTGCGTGCCGCGCTGCCGGGCAATCGCGACGCCGATGTGTGCATCGTCGGTGCCGGCTACACCGGGCTGTGGACGGCGTACTACCTGAAGCGGGCCGATCCGTCGCTGCGCATCGTGGTGCTCGAGGCACGGTTCGCCGGGTTCGGCGCGTCGGGCCGCAACGGCGGTTGGCTGTCCGGCCTGGTGCCCGGTGACCGACACCGGATGGCGAAGCTCTACGGACGCGACCGTGTGCTGGCCTGGCAGCAGGCCCTCAACGAGTCGGTCGACGAAGTCATCGACGTCGCGGGCCGCGAAGGTATCGAGGCCGGCATCGTCAAGGGCGGAACGCTGCACGTCGCGCGCAACCGCGCGCAGGCGTCGAGGTTGGCGGCCGAAGTCTCCGAGGAACTCAGCTGGAAGGTCGACGGCATCGCAGAGTTGACGAAAGATGAATTGGCACAACGTATTCAGATCGACGGCGTCGTGTCGGCCTACCACAACCCGCACTGCGCACGCGTCCAGCCGGCCCAGCTTGTGCGAGGGCTGGCCGACACCGTCGAGCGGCTTGGGGTCGATCTCTACGAGCGGTCGCCGGTCAACGAGCTGCGCGCGGGACGGGTGGGGACCGTGCTGGGCAAGGTGCGCGCACCCGTCGTGCTGCGCGCGACCGAAGGCTTCACAGCGTCGCTGCCGGGGCTGAAGCGGCGCTGGTTGCCGATGAACAGTTCGATGATCGCGACCGAGCCGCTCCCGCAGGATATTTGGGAGACCATCGGCTGGGAGGGCCGCGAGACGCTCGGCGACACCGCGCACGGCTTCTTCTACGCCCAGCGCACCGTGGACGACCGCATCGCCATCGGCGGCCGCAGCGTGCCGTATCGCTTCGGTTCGCGCACCGACATCGACGGTAGTGTCCCCGAGCGCACCATCGACCATCTCACCTCGGTACTGCATTCGGCGCTACCGCAGACCCGCGGTGTCCCCGTCGCACACGCCTGGTGCGGTGTGCTTGCCGTGCCGCGGGACTGGGAGGCCTCCGTGACGTTCGACAAGGCAACGGGATTGGGCGCGGCGGGGGGTTACGTCGGCCACGGCGTCACCGCCACCAACCTGGCCGGACGCACCCTGGCCGACCTGGTGCTCGGACGGCAGACGGCGCTCACCGACCTGCCGTGGGTCGGGCACCGATCGCGTGACTGGGAACCCGAGCCGTTGCGATGGCTGGGCGTGCGCGGCATGTACACGGCCTACAAGGCCGCCGACTGGCACGAGTCTCACGGGCGCAAGACGACGTCACCGATCGCCGTCGTGGCTGACAAGATCGCCGGCAGGCCCCACTAA
- a CDS encoding SRPBCC family protein gives MSAHGPASAEASTDIAAEPATVYALITDLPTLATLAEEATEMVWHRGDRVAPGAVFKGRNQQGSKKWTTTCTVTDAEPGRAFAFDVKSLVIPVAHWRYDITATDSGCTVTERTWDKRPGWFRTPAGIATGVRDRDTANAKHIKLTLQRLKERAER, from the coding sequence ATGAGTGCACACGGTCCCGCCTCCGCTGAGGCCTCAACAGACATCGCGGCCGAGCCGGCGACGGTATACGCGCTGATCACCGACCTTCCCACGCTGGCGACGCTGGCTGAGGAGGCCACCGAGATGGTTTGGCACAGGGGCGACCGCGTCGCACCGGGGGCCGTCTTCAAGGGCCGCAACCAGCAGGGCAGCAAGAAATGGACGACGACCTGCACCGTGACCGACGCCGAGCCGGGGCGCGCGTTCGCGTTCGACGTGAAGAGTCTTGTCATCCCCGTCGCGCACTGGCGCTATGACATCACCGCGACCGACAGCGGCTGCACCGTCACCGAGCGCACCTGGGACAAGCGGCCCGGTTGGTTTCGCACACCGGCGGGCATCGCGACGGGCGTACGTGACCGCGACACGGCCAACGCCAAGCACATCAAGTTGACCCTGCAGCGGCTGAAGGAGCGCGCCGAACGTTAG
- a CDS encoding DUF427 domain-containing protein, protein MSDRPVLQPTAAHPITVEPTGKHVTVRINGEVVADTDHALTLQESTYPAVQYIPKADVVQSALRDSDTETYCPFKGVASYHHVVTGSGDTVEDAIWTYLEPYPAVGAIAGHVAFYPDKAVVSVT, encoded by the coding sequence ATGAGCGATCGCCCCGTACTCCAGCCAACCGCTGCCCATCCGATCACCGTCGAACCGACGGGCAAGCACGTCACCGTTCGCATCAACGGCGAGGTCGTCGCCGACACCGACCATGCGCTGACCCTGCAGGAGTCGACGTATCCCGCCGTGCAGTACATCCCGAAGGCCGACGTCGTGCAGTCCGCGCTGCGCGACAGCGACACCGAGACGTACTGCCCGTTCAAGGGCGTGGCGAGCTATCACCACGTCGTCACCGGATCCGGCGACACCGTCGAGGACGCGATCTGGACGTACCTCGAGCCCTACCCCGCGGTGGGCGCGATCGCCGGACATGTGGCTTTCTACCCGGACAAGGCTGTCGTCTCCGTCACCTAG
- a CDS encoding DNA-3-methyladenine glycosylase family protein: MRSVECSVVLAGPAGPGLTLSPLRRGRADPCYHDARDGAIWRTSLMRSGPVTARLTKSARDTVDCEAWGGGAREFAESLPTQLGRDDDSSGFQPVEPTIAAAHRRVPHLRLGRTDRVLEALIPAVLEQRVYGKDARAAWRKLVTKYGAPAPGPAPAHMRVSPPAEVWRRIPSWEFHLANVDPGRARTIVGCAQRADSLERLAARPTEQARIALMSLPGVGEWTAAETAQRAFGDADALSVGDYHLAKMVGWSLLGHPIDDPAMVELLEPLRPHRHRAVRLLQVSGLASNPRFGPRMPIPKLADM, from the coding sequence GTGCGAAGCGTCGAGTGCAGTGTCGTTCTCGCGGGCCCGGCCGGGCCGGGGTTGACGCTGTCACCGCTGCGCCGCGGCCGCGCCGACCCGTGCTATCACGACGCCCGCGACGGGGCGATCTGGCGCACCAGCCTCATGCGCAGCGGACCGGTCACCGCGCGTCTCACCAAATCAGCGCGCGACACCGTTGACTGCGAGGCATGGGGCGGCGGCGCACGGGAATTCGCCGAATCGCTACCTACCCAACTCGGACGCGACGACGACTCGTCGGGCTTCCAACCGGTCGAGCCGACCATCGCCGCCGCGCATCGGCGGGTTCCGCATCTGCGGCTGGGCCGCACCGACCGCGTACTGGAAGCGCTCATCCCGGCGGTGCTCGAACAACGGGTTTACGGCAAGGACGCCCGTGCGGCGTGGAGAAAACTCGTCACGAAATACGGCGCACCCGCACCCGGGCCGGCCCCCGCACACATGCGGGTGTCACCACCGGCCGAGGTGTGGCGGCGCATCCCCTCCTGGGAGTTTCACCTCGCCAACGTCGACCCCGGCCGTGCCCGCACGATCGTCGGGTGCGCGCAGCGGGCCGACTCGCTGGAGCGCCTGGCGGCCCGCCCGACGGAGCAGGCCCGTATCGCGCTCATGTCGCTACCCGGCGTCGGCGAGTGGACCGCGGCCGAGACGGCGCAGCGCGCCTTCGGCGATGCCGACGCGTTGTCGGTCGGCGACTACCACCTGGCCAAGATGGTCGGCTGGAGTCTGCTCGGCCATCCCATCGACGACCCCGCGATGGTCGAGCTGCTCGAGCCGCTGCGCCCGCACCGCCACCGGGCGGTTCGCCTGCTGCAAGTCAGTGGTCTGGCGTCAAATCCGCGGTTCGGCCCGAGGATGCCGATTCCAAAGCTTGCCGATATGTGA
- a CDS encoding Dps family protein: MTTFTIPGLSEKQGAEVAEILQKALSAYNDLHLTLKHIHWNVVGPNFIGVHEMIDPQVELVRGYADDVAERIAALGKSPQGTPGAIIKDRTWDDYSVGRDTVQAHLAALDLVYTGVIEDLRKGIDRLDDLDLVSQDLFISQAGELEKFQWFVRAHLENSGGQLSNAGAKTEKAAASRAKKKAAAK, translated from the coding sequence ATGACTACGTTCACCATTCCCGGCCTCTCCGAGAAGCAGGGCGCCGAGGTGGCCGAAATTCTGCAGAAGGCGCTCAGCGCGTACAACGATCTGCATCTGACCTTGAAGCACATCCACTGGAACGTCGTCGGGCCGAACTTCATCGGCGTGCACGAGATGATCGACCCACAGGTCGAACTCGTTCGCGGGTACGCCGACGACGTCGCCGAGCGCATCGCCGCACTCGGCAAGTCGCCCCAAGGTACGCCGGGCGCCATCATCAAGGACCGCACGTGGGACGACTACTCGGTAGGCCGCGACACGGTGCAGGCGCACCTGGCCGCCTTGGACCTCGTCTACACCGGCGTGATCGAGGACTTGCGTAAGGGCATCGACCGCCTCGACGACCTCGACCTGGTGTCCCAGGACCTGTTCATCAGCCAGGCGGGCGAGCTGGAGAAGTTCCAGTGGTTCGTTCGGGCGCACTTGGAGAACTCGGGCGGTCAGCTGTCCAACGCGGGCGCCAAGACCGAGAAGGCGGCCGCCAGCCGCGCCAAGAAGAAGGCCGCAGCCAAGTAG
- a CDS encoding alpha/beta hydrolase yields the protein MSRVRGMAAALFSVLSLVSAPVAVAQPAGSPGQGAHITGIEHVNERWDKVSVYSPSMNKVIVNDVFKSPTSNSPTFYLLPGIDGGDNLDPGGNWAPGTKSWFGMTDVQGFFAEKNVNVVSPLGGAFSWYTNWVADAGKQYQTYMTSELPPLINAEYNTNGVNAVGGLSSTGGTAVDYAIQAPGVYRAVGSYSGLLNPADQPQQVSMSLLGGGASADAMWGPPGGPLWIAHDPSKNVAKLQGVAVYAAASASGGVGAVDRLPEGFGPNFTGGLIERIVADSTRVFADAAAAAGIPITYIVRPEGSHTWGLFESEMQESWNTTIGPALGV from the coding sequence ATGAGTCGTGTTCGCGGGATGGCCGCGGCACTCTTCTCCGTTCTGTCGTTGGTTTCGGCTCCGGTGGCTGTTGCCCAGCCCGCCGGCTCGCCGGGACAAGGTGCGCATATCACCGGTATCGAGCATGTGAACGAACGCTGGGACAAGGTCTCGGTGTACTCGCCCTCGATGAACAAGGTGATCGTCAACGACGTGTTCAAGTCGCCGACGTCGAACTCGCCGACCTTCTACCTGTTGCCCGGTATCGACGGGGGCGACAATCTGGATCCGGGCGGCAACTGGGCCCCGGGCACCAAGAGCTGGTTCGGAATGACCGATGTCCAAGGCTTTTTCGCCGAGAAGAACGTCAACGTCGTCTCCCCGCTCGGTGGCGCGTTCAGCTGGTACACCAACTGGGTCGCCGACGCCGGCAAGCAGTACCAGACCTACATGACCTCCGAACTGCCACCGTTGATCAACGCCGAGTACAACACCAACGGCGTGAACGCGGTCGGTGGCCTGTCGAGCACCGGGGGCACCGCGGTCGACTACGCAATCCAGGCGCCGGGCGTCTATCGGGCGGTCGGCTCCTATAGCGGTCTGCTGAACCCGGCCGATCAACCGCAGCAGGTCAGCATGTCACTGTTGGGCGGTGGCGCCAGCGCAGACGCGATGTGGGGCCCGCCGGGCGGACCGCTGTGGATTGCCCATGACCCCTCCAAGAACGTCGCCAAGCTGCAGGGCGTCGCGGTGTATGCAGCGGCCTCGGCCAGCGGCGGGGTCGGTGCCGTCGACCGGCTGCCCGAGGGCTTTGGGCCCAACTTCACCGGTGGACTGATCGAACGCATTGTCGCCGACAGTACGCGCGTGTTCGCCGATGCCGCTGCCGCAGCAGGCATTCCGATCACCTACATCGTTCGGCCTGAAGGCTCCCACACGTGGGGTCTGTTCGAGTCCGAGATGCAGGAGTCCTGGAACACCACCATCGGACCGGCCCTGGGCGTGTAG
- a CDS encoding CDP-alcohol phosphatidyltransferase family protein: protein MDGLYALKPWYTQRLRIFLQRAEIQGTSPDFFTAVGIFGAAAAAVSIAAGWWPLAVLWLGVRLAGANLDGAVARARKVCRPWGFALNEIGDRASDLLMFAGLAVWAASQGGPGMNWLSWPVIWVLAAALAATLPTFASLAAAGAGATRRNGGPFGKTERCLAAIVAAAAPAAIPVVGAVIVVGSMITAALRLAAAHRELTTAAT from the coding sequence ATGGACGGACTCTACGCACTGAAGCCCTGGTACACCCAACGGCTTCGGATCTTCCTGCAGCGCGCCGAGATTCAGGGCACCTCACCGGATTTCTTCACCGCGGTCGGCATTTTCGGCGCAGCAGCGGCGGCAGTCAGCATCGCGGCCGGCTGGTGGCCACTGGCGGTGTTGTGGCTCGGTGTCCGGCTGGCCGGGGCGAACCTCGACGGCGCGGTCGCGCGGGCCAGGAAGGTCTGCCGTCCGTGGGGGTTCGCACTGAATGAAATCGGCGACCGTGCCTCGGATCTGCTGATGTTCGCCGGACTCGCGGTCTGGGCGGCATCTCAGGGCGGCCCCGGCATGAACTGGCTGTCCTGGCCGGTGATCTGGGTCCTTGCCGCCGCGCTGGCGGCGACGCTGCCGACCTTCGCCTCACTCGCCGCCGCAGGGGCGGGCGCGACACGGCGCAACGGCGGGCCCTTCGGCAAGACCGAACGCTGCCTCGCCGCCATCGTGGCCGCTGCGGCACCGGCCGCCATCCCGGTGGTCGGCGCGGTGATCGTCGTCGGGTCGATGATCACCGCCGCCCTACGGCTGGCAGCAGCACACCGCGAACTCACCACAGCCGCAACGTAG
- a CDS encoding lysophospholipid acyltransferase family protein codes for MNTLRALNPWYMPGLGDYLHRSAMQGHTPELFNNLAILLNAAPATVPWIEAACVVGLLLVAIHRLMRTGRIAAAFRHYLWRTVVGCSGGLTVIGRWRHEGGCILVANHSSHADTAVLLAALPPKAKPVFVAAADYWFDVPVRRFVLTNLAGGLPVRRSGGSSYAALVAAVKPALAAGRTVVIYPEGTRSTDGNIGEFRSGAIHLAKECGVPVIPVALLGTADVLPKGGRLTPSPMEVRIGEPMDPAAIAAQDLRREVLALRNGRRTRTNTGTLRLVQDRLAVAQREPQRASMASAA; via the coding sequence ATGAACACGCTTCGCGCACTCAACCCCTGGTACATGCCCGGCCTGGGCGATTACCTGCACCGTTCGGCAATGCAGGGCCACACCCCCGAGCTGTTCAACAACCTCGCCATCTTGTTGAACGCCGCGCCGGCCACCGTGCCCTGGATCGAGGCCGCGTGCGTCGTCGGACTGCTCCTCGTCGCCATCCACCGGTTGATGCGCACGGGCCGAATCGCCGCCGCGTTCCGGCACTACCTGTGGCGGACCGTTGTCGGCTGCTCCGGCGGACTGACGGTGATCGGCCGCTGGCGTCACGAAGGTGGCTGCATCCTCGTCGCCAACCACAGCTCTCACGCCGACACGGCTGTTCTCCTCGCCGCGCTGCCGCCCAAGGCGAAGCCGGTGTTCGTCGCGGCCGCCGACTACTGGTTCGACGTTCCGGTGCGCCGGTTCGTGCTGACCAACCTCGCAGGTGGCCTTCCGGTGCGACGTTCGGGCGGCTCGTCGTATGCCGCGCTGGTCGCAGCGGTCAAACCCGCGCTCGCGGCGGGTCGAACTGTCGTGATCTATCCGGAGGGCACCCGCAGCACCGACGGCAACATCGGCGAGTTCCGTTCCGGCGCCATCCATTTGGCAAAGGAATGCGGTGTGCCGGTCATCCCGGTTGCGCTGCTGGGCACCGCCGACGTGCTGCCCAAGGGTGGGCGCCTGACACCCAGCCCGATGGAGGTTCGGATCGGTGAGCCGATGGACCCGGCCGCTATCGCCGCGCAGGATTTGCGGCGCGAGGTCTTGGCATTGCGCAACGGGCGTCGCACGCGGACCAATACAGGCACGCTGCGACTCGTGCAGGACCGCCTCGCGGTCGCTCAGCGGGAACCGCAGCGTGCATCCATGGCGAGCGCGGCGTAG
- a CDS encoding cupin domain-containing protein, with product MSSTPQSSSLHATSLTAGEVVEQNDLGSITRVTADTFPILSGMSIKRIVVNPGAMRTPHWHANCNELTYCISGTSLVSVLDSYSKFSSFTVGAGEMFHIDSGSLHHIENIGEEPAEFILAFRSERPEDFGLAASFGAMTDAVLGNTYDLPAADFTKMRRDTTDRKFAARAGDPDVPSTARFDDPHKFAVEAQSPAIGVAVGSARLARSQYWPALKDLSMYSLRIREDGMREPHWHPITAEMGYVHKGNGRMTVMDPDGSVDTYYLKEGDVYFIPRAYPHHIEVVDAPDIHFAIFFDQPMPGDIGYRASASAYSREVLAATFNMHIDDLPAFPFTKTDPLIVNRCNPVDA from the coding sequence ATGTCTTCCACACCCCAGAGCTCGAGCCTTCACGCCACCTCATTGACCGCCGGCGAAGTCGTCGAGCAGAACGACCTCGGGTCCATCACGCGAGTCACCGCCGACACGTTTCCGATCCTGTCCGGCATGTCGATCAAACGGATCGTCGTCAATCCCGGCGCAATGCGCACACCACACTGGCATGCCAATTGCAACGAGCTCACTTACTGCATATCCGGCACCTCGCTGGTGTCGGTGCTCGACAGCTACAGCAAGTTCTCCAGCTTCACCGTCGGGGCAGGCGAGATGTTCCACATCGACTCCGGGTCACTGCATCACATCGAGAACATCGGAGAGGAGCCTGCCGAGTTCATTCTCGCGTTTCGCAGCGAGCGGCCCGAAGACTTCGGTCTGGCAGCGTCTTTCGGTGCGATGACGGACGCCGTACTCGGCAACACCTATGACCTGCCCGCCGCTGACTTCACGAAGATGCGCCGGGACACCACCGATCGTAAATTCGCCGCGCGCGCAGGCGATCCGGACGTTCCGTCAACTGCTCGGTTCGACGATCCGCACAAGTTCGCCGTCGAGGCGCAGAGTCCGGCCATCGGTGTCGCAGTCGGTTCTGCCCGGCTGGCGCGGTCCCAGTACTGGCCGGCGCTGAAGGATTTGTCGATGTACTCGCTGCGCATCCGCGAGGACGGTATGCGTGAACCGCACTGGCATCCCATCACCGCCGAAATGGGCTACGTCCACAAGGGAAACGGTCGGATGACCGTGATGGACCCCGACGGCTCGGTCGACACCTACTACCTCAAGGAGGGCGACGTCTACTTCATCCCGCGCGCCTACCCGCACCACATCGAGGTGGTGGACGCCCCCGACATTCATTTCGCGATCTTCTTCGACCAGCCCATGCCCGGTGACATCGGGTACCGCGCATCGGCGAGCGCGTACTCGCGCGAAGTGCTGGCCGCGACATTCAACATGCACATCGACGATCTCCCGGCATTCCCGTTCACCAAGACCGACCCGCTGATCGTCAATCGCTGCAATCCCGTCGACGCGTGA
- a CDS encoding PaaI family thioesterase → MSHPLNTPLGRFGIVTSEDGPDGCVASIPAGEMVNPLTGTLTIAPLAMLVDHVGGLVNHRRRGPGEWTVSSELSFDVRPDAVDVIAEDPGEPVTATSKPFAAKSDVGLGLCELSHRGITLATATVRSFFISAPAHIGEFPDGPTGPLPPGSLADRMAVRVAESGGSAKALQQLPDPVLNNSLGIVHGGVSAMALELVASAAVNAGRDYRPLRTASLRVNFIRQFFSTREGGPESRYVGTALRVGRRSGIGEAKAIGPDGEVAIVARLTAYA, encoded by the coding sequence ATGTCTCACCCGTTGAACACCCCACTGGGCCGCTTCGGCATCGTCACGTCCGAAGATGGTCCCGACGGCTGCGTGGCGTCGATACCGGCAGGCGAGATGGTCAACCCGCTCACCGGCACCCTCACGATCGCGCCGCTGGCCATGCTGGTCGACCACGTCGGCGGTCTGGTCAACCACCGCCGCCGAGGCCCAGGCGAGTGGACGGTGTCCAGTGAGCTGTCGTTCGACGTCCGCCCCGACGCGGTCGACGTCATCGCCGAAGACCCAGGCGAGCCGGTCACGGCGACGTCGAAGCCGTTCGCCGCCAAGAGCGACGTCGGGCTTGGCCTGTGCGAGTTGTCCCATCGCGGCATCACGCTGGCCACCGCCACGGTGCGGTCCTTCTTCATCAGCGCGCCGGCGCACATCGGCGAATTTCCCGACGGACCAACGGGTCCCCTGCCGCCCGGTTCCCTGGCCGACCGGATGGCGGTTCGAGTCGCCGAGAGTGGTGGTTCGGCCAAAGCCCTCCAGCAGTTGCCTGATCCGGTACTCAACAACAGCCTCGGCATCGTGCACGGCGGGGTGTCGGCGATGGCACTCGAACTGGTGGCGTCGGCGGCAGTCAACGCAGGCCGCGACTATCGGCCACTGCGTACCGCATCGCTGCGGGTGAATTTCATCCGACAGTTCTTCAGCACTCGGGAAGGCGGCCCCGAATCACGTTATGTCGGAACGGCTTTACGAGTAGGCCGGCGTAGCGGCATCGGCGAGGCGAAAGCCATCGGGCCCGACGGCGAGGTGGCGATCGTCGCGCGCCTCACCGCCTACGCCTAG
- a CDS encoding heavy metal translocating P-type ATPase, translating to MTEVDHTQHQAHAGHEGHDAHAGHGGHVAAFRRLFWVMLVIAVPTVALSPMFAMILGYAVPTFPGAQWVSPVLGTVMYVWGGKPFLTGAVSEIRSRAPGMMLLIGLAITVAFVSSWGASLGVLHHQLDFWWELALLIVIMLLGHWIEMRSLAQTTSALDSLAALLPDEAERVVGGTTETVAPSELRVGDVVLVRPGGSVPADGDIVDGSADVDESMVTGESRPVRRGVGDHVIAGTVATDSGLRVTVSAVGDDTALAGIQRLVTEAQNSSSRAQRLADKAAGWLFWFALGAAVVTAVVWSLIGLPDEAVVRTITVLVIACPHALGLAIPLVVSIATERAARGGVLIKDRLALESMRTVGAVLFDKTGTLTKGEPTVTAIATTGRGDDEVLALAAAAEADSEHPLARAIVEAARRRGLTVPRSSDFSSSPAVGVAAMVDGHRVRVGGPRLLAEAGRDELSAVVPWRDDGAIVLHVLVDDDVVGALKLADEVRTESREAVDALHKLGIEVVMITGDAESVARSVADELGIDRVFAGVRPGDKAAKVAELQDEGLSVAFVGDGVNDAPALAQADVGIAIGAGTDVAIASAGVILASSDPRSVLSVIVLSKATYRKMKQNLWWAAGYNLLSVPLAAGILAPIGIVLPMSVGAILMSASTVVVAANAQLLRRLDLRPQASVRSVL from the coding sequence ATGACCGAGGTAGACCACACGCAACATCAGGCCCACGCGGGTCACGAAGGCCACGACGCGCATGCCGGGCACGGCGGGCACGTCGCGGCGTTCCGGCGGCTGTTCTGGGTGATGCTCGTGATCGCCGTCCCGACGGTCGCGCTGTCACCGATGTTCGCGATGATCCTGGGCTACGCCGTGCCGACGTTCCCCGGAGCCCAGTGGGTGTCCCCGGTGCTGGGCACGGTGATGTACGTGTGGGGCGGCAAGCCGTTCCTGACGGGTGCGGTCAGCGAGATCCGTTCGCGCGCACCGGGAATGATGCTGTTGATCGGCCTCGCCATCACGGTGGCGTTCGTGTCGTCGTGGGGTGCCAGCCTCGGTGTGTTGCATCACCAGCTCGACTTCTGGTGGGAGCTGGCGCTGCTGATCGTGATCATGCTGCTGGGCCATTGGATCGAGATGCGATCGCTGGCGCAGACCACTTCGGCGTTGGACTCACTGGCGGCATTGCTGCCGGACGAGGCGGAACGCGTGGTGGGTGGGACAACAGAGACGGTCGCGCCGTCCGAGCTACGCGTGGGTGATGTCGTGCTGGTCCGGCCCGGTGGCAGTGTTCCCGCCGACGGCGACATCGTCGACGGATCCGCGGACGTCGACGAGTCGATGGTGACCGGCGAATCGCGTCCGGTGCGGCGCGGCGTCGGCGACCACGTGATCGCGGGGACGGTCGCCACCGATTCCGGACTGCGCGTCACGGTCAGTGCGGTCGGCGACGACACGGCGCTGGCCGGAATTCAGCGCCTGGTCACCGAGGCGCAGAACTCGTCGTCGCGCGCGCAGCGGCTGGCGGACAAGGCGGCCGGCTGGCTGTTCTGGTTCGCGCTGGGCGCCGCCGTCGTCACCGCGGTCGTCTGGAGCCTGATCGGCCTGCCGGACGAGGCGGTGGTGCGCACCATCACGGTGCTGGTGATCGCCTGCCCGCACGCGCTGGGCCTGGCGATCCCGCTGGTGGTGTCGATCGCGACCGAGCGCGCGGCCCGCGGCGGTGTCCTGATCAAGGACCGGCTGGCACTGGAGAGCATGCGCACCGTCGGCGCGGTGCTGTTCGACAAGACCGGGACGCTGACCAAGGGAGAGCCGACCGTCACCGCGATCGCGACGACCGGCCGCGGCGACGATGAGGTGCTGGCATTGGCCGCCGCCGCGGAGGCCGACTCCGAGCACCCGCTGGCCCGCGCGATCGTCGAGGCCGCCCGCAGGCGCGGTTTGACGGTTCCGCGGTCGTCGGATTTCAGCTCGTCGCCCGCGGTCGGAGTGGCGGCGATGGTGGATGGGCACCGGGTCCGCGTCGGCGGGCCGCGGCTACTGGCCGAGGCCGGTCGTGATGAGTTGTCCGCGGTGGTGCCGTGGCGCGACGACGGTGCGATCGTGCTGCACGTGCTGGTCGACGACGACGTTGTCGGGGCACTCAAGCTCGCCGACGAAGTGCGTACGGAGTCCCGCGAGGCTGTCGACGCGCTGCACAAGCTGGGCATCGAGGTGGTGATGATCACAGGCGACGCCGAGTCGGTGGCGCGCTCGGTGGCCGACGAACTGGGCATCGACAGGGTCTTCGCGGGCGTCCGACCTGGGGATAAGGCGGCCAAGGTCGCGGAGTTGCAGGACGAGGGGCTAAGCGTCGCGTTCGTCGGCGACGGTGTCAACGACGCCCCGGCGCTGGCACAGGCCGACGTCGGCATCGCGATCGGCGCGGGCACCGACGTGGCGATCGCATCGGCGGGGGTCATCCTCGCGAGCTCTGACCCGCGGTCGGTGCTCTCGGTGATCGTGCTGTCCAAGGCGACCTATCGCAAGATGAAGCAAAACCTTTGGTGGGCAGCGGGATACAACCTGCTTTCGGTGCCGCTCGCGGCGGGCATTTTGGCGCCTATCGGGATTGTGCTGCCGATGTCGGTGGGTGCGATCTTGATGTCTGCGTCGACCGTGGTGGTGGCCGCCAACGCCCAACTGCTGCGCCGACTGGACCTCCGGCCGCAGGCCAGCGTGCGGTCTGTTCTCTAA